In Alkalihalobacillus sp. TS-13, the following are encoded in one genomic region:
- a CDS encoding YmaF family protein, with translation MRKIPVSGFVYECDENHSGSEHSHTLYLTHWDGRPVHVHEFEGVTSFNVGHRHGYEGITEPAPSGVQHTHRFHTITTFDDGHRHEIIGVTGPAIPVPEGGHIHEFEGETTVDGMPPHEHSYSGKTSAE, from the coding sequence TTGAGAAAGATACCTGTATCTGGGTTTGTATATGAATGTGATGAAAATCATTCCGGATCAGAACATTCGCATACTTTGTATCTAACACACTGGGATGGTAGACCTGTCCATGTTCACGAGTTTGAAGGCGTGACATCCTTTAACGTTGGACACCGTCACGGATATGAGGGGATAACAGAACCTGCCCCTAGTGGCGTACAACATACCCATCGGTTTCATACCATTACAACCTTTGATGATGGGCATCGACATGAAATAATAGGGGTCACCGGACCGGCTATTCCCGTTCCTGAAGGTGGGCATATCCACGAGTTCGAAGGTGAGACTACTGTAGATGGAATGCCACCACATGAACATTCCTATAGTGGCAAGACTAGTGCCGAATAA
- a CDS encoding BglG family transcription antiterminator: MVLDRRRAHLLSIIQHSYTPIPTKELVRKMGVSQRTIYYDLHHINHWLEEQHLDQIENIRGKGLYLPGNTRAEVEVHHQEGYDGWQYQLSKQERELLIKATILLEEQDASMDRFMELTGMSRGTVAETLKSIKEELDRNELELHYKPGSGYVLEGAEDSKRRMLSDVLSTALSHKELVNVRNEILRMIQLGDEGTDQGKKESVKTLLYEAEKELGLTLTDEMVEILSLQVFIMLKRNHLSKFVAVDPEEKGVLQQTEAYQAALHITKKLEDMWEVEIPDDEVCFVTMNLLGSKVHHDDFSRYAESELIGLQQVVSRMISDFQTYACVIFDDRKGLEGNLISHIKPTYYRLKYGVKIGNELSESIQENYKDLFHLTKRVMLHLEYYVGQPIPDEEVAYITLHFGGWLTKEKKQVETKYKAIIVCENGIGTSNMLKAQLENLITGLEVIETLSMREFRKKDYNVDVIFSTNFIKPKGIPVIHVPAILSTVEKEYVFQRMNELFGPESRRKDLPDQVLEVVERHANVYGREELKRELSELLKTKSPQAKELRKPMLNELLTEKTIQLKDRAADWEESIRIAAQPLVELGSIRTDYVEAMIENVKELGPYIVIAPRIAIPHARPEAGVERLGMSLLRLNEPVYFSSQSKHQAHLIIVLAAIDNQTHLKALAQLTELLSSEENVERLISAEDSTTVMELIDQCVTA, translated from the coding sequence ATGGTATTGGATAGAAGGCGTGCACACTTGTTATCCATCATTCAACATTCTTATACTCCCATCCCGACAAAAGAATTGGTCAGAAAGATGGGGGTTTCGCAACGCACCATCTATTATGACCTGCATCATATCAACCACTGGTTGGAAGAACAACACTTGGACCAGATTGAAAATATCAGAGGGAAAGGTCTCTACCTGCCGGGAAATACGCGAGCAGAGGTGGAGGTCCATCATCAAGAGGGATATGATGGCTGGCAATATCAATTGTCTAAACAAGAGCGTGAATTGCTGATCAAAGCTACCATTCTATTAGAAGAACAGGATGCGTCTATGGACCGTTTCATGGAACTTACTGGAATGAGCCGGGGAACGGTTGCTGAGACGCTCAAGTCGATCAAGGAAGAACTCGATCGAAACGAACTGGAGCTCCATTACAAGCCTGGATCCGGTTATGTTCTGGAAGGAGCAGAAGATAGCAAAAGACGGATGCTATCAGACGTATTATCTACAGCCCTTTCACATAAAGAGCTGGTCAATGTGCGCAATGAAATCCTGCGGATGATCCAGCTAGGCGATGAAGGAACGGATCAAGGGAAGAAAGAATCCGTCAAAACGCTGCTTTATGAAGCGGAAAAAGAACTAGGACTGACCCTTACGGACGAGATGGTCGAGATCTTATCCCTCCAAGTGTTCATCATGTTAAAACGAAATCATCTAAGCAAATTTGTCGCTGTCGACCCGGAAGAAAAGGGTGTGCTCCAACAGACGGAGGCTTACCAGGCGGCATTGCATATCACTAAAAAGCTTGAGGATATGTGGGAGGTTGAGATTCCTGATGATGAGGTTTGTTTCGTTACGATGAACCTTCTTGGGTCTAAAGTGCATCATGATGATTTCAGTCGTTATGCTGAAAGTGAACTGATTGGGCTCCAACAGGTTGTCAGTAGGATGATTTCTGACTTCCAAACTTATGCGTGTGTCATTTTTGATGACCGTAAGGGACTCGAAGGGAATCTCATCTCCCATATAAAACCGACCTATTACCGATTGAAATACGGGGTGAAAATCGGAAACGAATTATCCGAAAGCATCCAGGAGAACTATAAGGACCTGTTCCATTTGACAAAAAGGGTGATGCTTCACCTGGAGTATTATGTCGGCCAACCGATTCCTGATGAGGAAGTCGCCTATATCACCTTACATTTTGGCGGTTGGCTTACGAAAGAAAAGAAGCAGGTCGAGACGAAATATAAAGCGATCATCGTATGTGAGAATGGAATCGGTACGTCCAATATGCTGAAGGCGCAATTAGAAAATCTGATAACAGGACTCGAAGTCATCGAAACGCTTTCCATGAGGGAGTTCCGGAAGAAGGATTACAACGTTGATGTGATCTTCTCCACGAATTTCATCAAACCGAAGGGAATTCCAGTCATTCATGTACCGGCCATCTTATCCACCGTGGAAAAAGAATACGTGTTCCAGCGTATGAATGAGCTTTTCGGACCAGAGTCAAGACGTAAGGATTTACCGGATCAGGTGCTGGAGGTTGTAGAACGGCATGCGAACGTCTATGGAAGAGAGGAATTGAAAAGGGAATTATCGGAGTTGTTGAAAACAAAGTCACCACAAGCAAAGGAGCTACGGAAGCCTATGCTCAATGAATTATTGACAGAGAAAACCATCCAGCTCAAAGACAGAGCTGCTGATTGGGAGGAATCGATCCGAATCGCTGCGCAGCCGCTCGTCGAATTGGGTTCGATCCGTACGGATTATGTGGAAGCGATGATTGAAAATGTGAAGGAGCTTGGACCATACATTGTAATCGCTCCGAGGATCGCGATTCCTCACGCACGCCCGGAAGCGGGCGTGGAAAGGCTTGGGATGAGCCTGTTGCGATTGAATGAACCTGTCTATTTTTCTTCACAATCGAAGCATCAGGCGCATTTGATCATCGTGCTTGCGGCAATCGACAATCAGACGCATCTGAAAGCGCTGGCACAATTGACAGAGCTTTTATCGAGTGAAGAGAACGTCGAACGATTGATTTCTGCGGAAGACAGCACGACCGTGATGGAATTGATCGATCAATGTGTCACTGCTTAA
- a CDS encoding PTS sugar transporter subunit IIB yields the protein MKKILVVCGNGLGSSMIVEMNVNAALKDMGKEAEVSHTDLTTAKTEQADLFLGSEDIVDSLEDGKKNIVKLKNLMDKNELREALENNL from the coding sequence ATGAAAAAGATTTTAGTTGTATGTGGAAATGGGTTAGGAAGCAGCATGATCGTGGAAATGAACGTCAATGCGGCGTTGAAAGATATGGGTAAGGAAGCTGAAGTTTCCCACACGGACCTTACCACAGCGAAGACCGAACAGGCAGACCTATTTCTAGGTTCTGAAGATATTGTGGACAGCCTGGAAGATGGAAAGAAAAACATCGTCAAGTTGAAGAATCTGATGGATAAGAACGAACTTCGAGAAGCGCTCGAAAATAATTTGTAG
- a CDS encoding PTS ascorbate transporter subunit IIC: protein MVDLIMNDILGTPAILVGLFALVGLLVQKKNSGDVVSGTLKTVLGFVILGAGAGVLVQSLDKFSAMFNEAFSVEGVIPNNEAIVALAQESFGTETAMIMLFGMVVNILLARFTPFKYIFLTGHHTMFMACMIAVILKTGGLSGVTMVIIGSIILGSLMVLSPAMLQPFTRKVTGSDDFAIGHFGSIGYFVSAAVGKAVGKNSKSTEEIKVPKSLGFLRDTSVSVSLTMVILFFIVAGFAGSSYVESELSGGQNFLVFGFMQGLTFAAGVYIILAGVRMLLGEIVPAFKGIADKVVPNAKPALDCPAIFPFASNAVIIGFLFSFIAGLVSMAFLPLLGLKVIVPGLVPHFFTGAAAGVFGNATGGRKGAIIGSMANGVMISFLPALLLPVLGSLGFEGTTFGDADFGVVGIVLGNLIKLIQSNILVVLVILGILALLFWIGWKTKANDNQNNTEAA, encoded by the coding sequence ATGGTCGATTTAATAATGAATGATATCTTAGGGACGCCTGCAATCCTCGTTGGATTATTCGCGCTGGTCGGGTTGCTCGTCCAAAAGAAAAACTCAGGGGATGTCGTTTCAGGAACGCTTAAGACAGTATTGGGCTTCGTCATCCTTGGGGCTGGAGCAGGCGTGCTCGTCCAATCACTGGACAAGTTCAGCGCCATGTTCAATGAAGCTTTCTCAGTCGAAGGTGTCATCCCGAACAATGAGGCGATCGTCGCTCTTGCACAGGAGAGCTTTGGAACTGAGACAGCGATGATCATGCTGTTCGGGATGGTCGTCAATATTTTGCTGGCACGTTTCACGCCATTCAAATATATCTTTCTGACAGGTCACCATACGATGTTCATGGCGTGTATGATTGCGGTCATTTTAAAAACGGGGGGATTATCCGGTGTCACAATGGTCATCATCGGTTCGATTATCTTAGGGTCGTTGATGGTATTGTCCCCAGCGATGCTGCAACCGTTCACTCGCAAGGTGACAGGTTCTGATGACTTTGCGATCGGCCACTTCGGGTCCATCGGTTATTTCGTATCCGCTGCGGTCGGAAAAGCGGTCGGTAAAAATTCAAAATCCACAGAAGAGATCAAAGTACCTAAGTCACTTGGATTCTTGCGTGACACGTCAGTTTCAGTATCGTTGACGATGGTCATCCTGTTCTTCATCGTCGCAGGATTTGCAGGTTCTTCTTACGTTGAATCAGAATTGAGCGGAGGGCAGAACTTCCTTGTCTTCGGCTTCATGCAAGGTCTTACATTCGCTGCAGGTGTGTACATCATCTTAGCAGGTGTTCGTATGCTTCTTGGTGAAATCGTCCCGGCCTTTAAAGGGATTGCGGATAAAGTTGTCCCGAATGCAAAACCAGCACTCGATTGCCCGGCGATATTCCCGTTTGCGAGTAACGCTGTCATCATCGGATTTTTATTTAGTTTTATCGCGGGGTTGGTAAGTATGGCATTCTTGCCGTTGCTTGGTCTAAAAGTAATCGTTCCTGGATTGGTGCCGCACTTTTTCACAGGAGCTGCAGCAGGGGTGTTCGGAAATGCGACAGGTGGACGGAAAGGGGCGATCATCGGTTCGATGGCGAACGGTGTCATGATCAGCTTCTTGCCAGCGCTGTTGTTGCCTGTCCTAGGCTCACTTGGCTTTGAGGGAACAACATTCGGAGATGCAGACTTTGGTGTCGTTGGTATCGTACTCGGCAATCTCATCAAATTGATCCAGTCGAACATCCTTGTTGTCCTCGTCATTCTTGGAATTCTTGCCCTTCTATTCTGGATCGGATGGAAAACCAAAGCGAATGACAATCAAAACAATACGGAAGCTGCCTAA
- a CDS encoding AzlD domain-containing protein, whose amino-acid sequence MFNHWLLIGLLSVTTYVSRIIGVEFMAGREMSPTLRLYFNYVPVGILTALIIKQIFVPVDGQLVLSLPVLIGCLFSAIGMKLLKSFLPAVVLGVISGLLTRYLI is encoded by the coding sequence ATGTTCAACCATTGGCTGCTGATCGGTTTATTATCGGTCACTACGTATGTTTCACGGATCATCGGTGTTGAGTTCATGGCTGGCCGGGAGATGAGTCCGACCTTGCGTCTCTATTTCAATTATGTACCCGTGGGCATTCTAACTGCACTGATCATCAAACAAATCTTCGTACCGGTGGATGGGCAGCTTGTTCTTTCCCTCCCAGTACTCATCGGCTGTCTTTTCAGTGCAATTGGTATGAAACTTTTAAAAAGTTTTCTCCCAGCCGTCGTCCTTGGCGTCATTAGCGGATTGTTGACCCGTTATCTCATTTGA
- a CDS encoding helix-turn-helix domain-containing protein produces MNSNRSWDDGDAGKQIGTNLRQFRKNKGISIEGLATQIGVSKLTLIKIENGEGNPTLSVIWKIANGLNVPVSTLLSIDSDVSVARKEKGLQIASSDEVLVAEPLFQSRGSMELYRGYLKPDSEYLSEAHPSGVMEYVAVMTGELIMEMDGETYHLEEHDSIRFAGNRPHKYINPTDSLTTLHFVITYNHL; encoded by the coding sequence ATGAACTCAAATAGATCGTGGGATGATGGAGATGCAGGAAAACAGATTGGGACGAACCTAAGGCAATTCCGTAAGAATAAAGGAATCAGTATTGAGGGGTTGGCGACACAAATCGGAGTAAGCAAATTGACCTTGATCAAGATTGAAAATGGAGAAGGCAACCCGACACTGTCTGTCATCTGGAAGATTGCGAATGGATTGAATGTTCCTGTAAGCACGCTCTTGTCGATCGATTCTGATGTCTCGGTAGCCCGAAAGGAAAAGGGGCTGCAGATAGCCAGCTCTGATGAAGTTTTGGTGGCAGAACCTTTGTTTCAATCACGGGGTTCAATGGAGCTTTATCGTGGATACCTCAAACCGGACAGTGAATATCTCTCAGAAGCACATCCGTCTGGTGTGATGGAATATGTAGCGGTCATGACAGGTGAATTGATCATGGAAATGGATGGAGAGACCTATCATCTTGAAGAACACGATTCAATCCGGTTTGCGGGAAATCGGCCGCATAAATATATCAACCCGACCGACTCTCTAACCACCTTACACTTTGTCATCACTTATAATCATCTATAA
- a CDS encoding YfhE family protein: MGRKAQYQPIRGDGIQLSDAQEVQYAKEFKQADIAGGYRKPKVKEAKRENPDLKQ; encoded by the coding sequence ATGGGACGTAAGGCACAGTATCAACCTATCCGAGGAGATGGGATCCAACTCTCAGACGCGCAAGAAGTCCAATATGCGAAAGAATTTAAACAAGCTGACATTGCCGGTGGTTATCGCAAACCTAAGGTAAAAGAAGCAAAACGTGAAAATCCTGATCTAAAACAATAG
- a CDS encoding GNAT family N-acetyltransferase, whose product MITGLKVELRPVSLEDFKRTYGWLNDEETAKLEADSGFFRHSHVPIEKIEDDYEKAIKKLDKREVGEFSIYTLGDRPKHIGLIGYRELNIVSRRCTVGIGIGAKEYWGQGYGTDAMKTLIHYLFQTMNLNRVQLDTWSGNVQAIRSYEKCGFVVEGRLRKDAFIDGNYYDTIVMGLLKEEFQY is encoded by the coding sequence ATGATCACTGGGTTAAAAGTAGAACTACGGCCTGTGTCACTTGAAGACTTCAAAAGAACGTATGGATGGCTGAACGATGAGGAAACCGCAAAATTGGAAGCAGACAGTGGATTCTTTCGCCATAGTCATGTACCTATTGAAAAAATCGAAGACGATTATGAGAAAGCAATTAAGAAATTGGATAAACGTGAGGTTGGAGAATTCTCCATTTATACGCTGGGAGACAGACCAAAACATATTGGGTTGATCGGGTACCGCGAACTGAATATTGTTTCAAGGCGATGTACGGTAGGTATTGGAATCGGGGCTAAAGAGTACTGGGGTCAAGGTTATGGAACAGATGCTATGAAAACACTTATTCATTATTTGTTTCAGACAATGAATTTGAACCGTGTACAGCTCGATACCTGGAGTGGAAACGTACAAGCTATACGTTCTTATGAAAAGTGCGGTTTTGTGGTGGAAGGACGACTGAGGAAGGATGCCTTTATCGATGGGAACTATTATGACACCATCGTGATGGGCTTATTAAAAGAAGAATTCCAATATTAA
- the nagZ gene encoding beta-N-acetylhexosaminidase yields the protein MKINKIWNGLVFSFTLIMIISLIGCNQAPNYNNNQDHNNDAENFTDEGSRDESNDQQEDIADESDESEGSQPDGVTNRIKEKMDSMSIDEKIGQMLMFGFEDTKINEETRKLIEDNHIGGVILFKKNITGSQQLLDLNNQIKEINSVHHDTPIFISVDEEGGLVSRMPPEIINLPDSKDIGKSNNSELAFKVGEAIGERVSLFGFNMTMAPVLDINSNPDNPVIGKRAFGDNKEIVSKMGIEEMKGIQSKSIIPVVKHFPGHGDTNVDSHLGLPVVNHGLERLRQMELVPFQNAVNQQADMTMVAHILLPEIDSEYPSSLSKNVITNILREELDFNGVVITDDLTMGAIIKNYDIGEASVKAVQAGNDIVLVCHGHENKMKVVSSLTKAVKDGTISEERIDESVERILHLKEKYNLSDSLLNDFDLNKINQSSEEILRAF from the coding sequence ATGAAAATCAATAAAATTTGGAACGGATTAGTGTTTAGTTTTACTTTGATTATGATAATTTCTTTGATTGGATGTAACCAAGCTCCCAACTATAACAACAATCAAGATCATAATAACGATGCAGAAAATTTTACGGATGAAGGTAGCAGGGATGAAAGCAATGATCAGCAAGAAGATATTGCTGATGAAAGTGATGAATCTGAAGGATCACAGCCTGATGGTGTGACAAATCGGATTAAAGAAAAAATGGATTCCATGTCCATAGATGAAAAAATTGGTCAAATGCTTATGTTTGGGTTTGAAGATACCAAAATCAATGAAGAAACTAGAAAGTTAATAGAAGATAATCATATTGGGGGAGTCATTTTATTTAAAAAGAACATCACTGGCTCGCAGCAATTATTGGACCTGAACAATCAGATAAAAGAAATAAATTCGGTACATCATGATACTCCCATCTTTATTTCTGTAGATGAAGAGGGTGGCTTAGTGTCAAGAATGCCGCCTGAAATAATAAATTTGCCGGACAGTAAAGATATTGGAAAATCCAATAATTCGGAGCTTGCTTTTAAAGTTGGGGAAGCGATTGGAGAAAGGGTAAGCTTGTTCGGATTCAATATGACGATGGCACCAGTTTTGGATATCAATAGCAATCCCGACAACCCGGTGATCGGAAAGAGGGCATTTGGAGATAATAAAGAAATTGTTTCGAAGATGGGAATTGAAGAAATGAAAGGTATACAATCAAAAAGCATTATACCAGTAGTTAAGCATTTTCCAGGTCATGGTGATACAAATGTTGATTCGCATCTAGGATTACCGGTTGTGAACCACGGTTTGGAAAGACTTCGCCAAATGGAATTGGTGCCATTTCAAAATGCTGTGAATCAACAAGCTGATATGACGATGGTTGCGCATATCCTGTTGCCTGAAATAGACAGTGAATATCCTTCCTCTTTATCCAAAAATGTGATCACCAATATTTTAAGAGAAGAATTGGACTTTAATGGAGTTGTTATAACCGATGATCTGACGATGGGGGCAATTATAAAGAACTATGATATAGGTGAAGCTTCCGTAAAAGCGGTTCAAGCAGGAAATGACATTGTTTTAGTTTGCCATGGACATGAAAATAAAATGAAAGTTGTCAGCAGTTTAACAAAAGCTGTGAAAGATGGGACAATAAGTGAAGAAAGAATAGATGAAAGCGTGGAAAGAATTTTACACTTAAAAGAAAAATATAACCTTTCAGACAGTCTTCTAAATGATTTTGACTTAAATAAAATTAATCAATCATCGGAAGAAATACTTCGTGCTTTTTGA
- a CDS encoding AzlC family ABC transporter permease — MEDKRRTIKTAFLEALPLAIAIAAYGLSYGVIANQAHFSIFATVAMSLLVFSGSVQMVAVAMIATGASMVSVLSTSLLLNLRNLLYGAALAEGLVPAKKWRWLLSFGVSDEPFVLGSSRFNRHGPDPLYFGVVALSFYIAWFFSSLIGAMIGNQVDPQKWGLDLAFPVTFVALLIPSLKGKPVIGTALAAVVIAIGLESFMPGSQLTIILTGILAPLVGLYLKGRI; from the coding sequence GTGGAGGATAAAAGAAGAACGATCAAAACGGCCTTTCTGGAAGCTTTACCCTTAGCGATTGCCATCGCGGCATATGGTTTATCCTATGGCGTGATTGCCAATCAAGCCCACTTCAGCATATTTGCCACTGTAGCAATGTCCTTGTTGGTGTTTTCAGGATCTGTTCAGATGGTAGCTGTTGCTATGATCGCGACTGGAGCAAGTATGGTAAGTGTACTTTCCACCTCATTATTGTTGAATTTACGCAATTTGTTATACGGTGCTGCGCTTGCTGAAGGTCTTGTACCGGCAAAGAAATGGCGGTGGCTATTGTCTTTCGGTGTATCAGATGAACCTTTTGTGCTGGGGAGTTCAAGGTTTAATCGTCATGGACCTGATCCCCTTTACTTTGGCGTTGTCGCTTTAAGTTTCTATATCGCCTGGTTTTTCTCCTCGCTGATTGGTGCGATGATCGGTAATCAAGTGGATCCGCAAAAATGGGGATTAGACCTGGCGTTTCCGGTCACATTTGTCGCGCTTCTTATCCCAAGCCTAAAAGGTAAGCCTGTGATCGGGACAGCCCTGGCTGCCGTTGTGATTGCTATCGGTCTTGAGTCTTTCATGCCAGGAAGTCAATTGACGATCATCCTAACCGGAATCCTTGCACCACTTGTAGGTCTCTATTTGAAGGGGAGGATATGA
- a CDS encoding DUF2935 domain-containing protein encodes MSNNQPTPGHFYLDSNNPMLIPPEKQAAQPEAITERTFIERSLAENRFWLRIMKEHALFLGEGFNRKDKNLIQQTDRFFQYFEQLEKRALQAPTSVQAVRKLNEDSIQLVYGFRNFKRNLLILIVNCKISGFNFPLLVDHIAREAEYFMRTLQKFNQGVLDPVQDAIISENVFWLRIMMEHSRFISALLDQSERNLVNTARKFGDDFEVLLNQARDVESMLYNKKPTYPIITRMNQESESATEELRDFKKAGLELIKTCQIRNVINPLLADHVVREAEHFLYMIHVLEERLTTKINQEKG; translated from the coding sequence ATGAGTAATAATCAACCAACGCCAGGGCACTTTTATTTGGATTCTAACAACCCTATGCTGATCCCACCTGAAAAGCAAGCAGCACAACCTGAAGCGATAACGGAAAGGACATTTATCGAAAGATCATTAGCCGAAAATCGGTTTTGGCTCCGTATTATGAAGGAACATGCCTTATTTTTAGGAGAAGGTTTCAATCGCAAGGATAAGAACTTGATTCAGCAAACAGATCGATTTTTCCAATATTTCGAGCAACTAGAGAAACGGGCACTTCAAGCACCTACATCTGTTCAGGCAGTTAGAAAGTTGAATGAAGACAGCATACAACTGGTCTATGGATTCCGGAATTTCAAAAGGAATCTCCTGATCCTGATTGTTAACTGTAAAATTTCCGGGTTCAACTTTCCGCTATTGGTCGATCATATCGCCAGGGAAGCAGAGTATTTTATGAGGACTTTACAAAAGTTCAATCAAGGTGTACTTGATCCTGTCCAAGATGCGATCATTAGTGAAAATGTGTTCTGGTTACGGATCATGATGGAGCACTCCCGTTTCATCTCTGCTTTACTCGATCAGTCTGAACGTAATCTTGTAAATACAGCTCGTAAATTTGGAGATGACTTTGAAGTTCTCTTGAATCAGGCAAGAGATGTGGAATCGATGTTATACAATAAAAAACCGACTTATCCGATCATTACAAGGATGAACCAGGAGAGCGAAAGTGCAACAGAAGAATTACGAGATTTTAAGAAGGCCGGGCTGGAATTGATTAAAACGTGCCAAATCAGAAATGTAATCAATCCGCTGCTGGCAGATCATGTTGTACGTGAAGCAGAACACTTCCTTTATATGATTCATGTCTTAGAAGAAAGATTAACGACAAAAATAAATCAAGAAAAAGGATGA
- a CDS encoding alkaline phosphatase D family protein, which yields MTDYKDYSKKLSRKSFIKTSGKVVGVAFGASILNAFPMKEIGATSNALPYPFTLGVASGDPLPDGVVLWTRLAPDPLNGGGMSSNPFPVQWEVSVDPDFKKTVQRGTEVSKPSLGHSVHVEVNGLQPATWYYYRFKAGPEISPVGRTKTAPAIGQTVDKFTFAYASCQYWKAGYFTAYQHMAKDDLDLVIHLGDYIYEGRHDSSGVRPFDKDFPEIYTIEDYRNRYALYKLDSDLQAAHANLPWLVTLDDHEIDNNWADEVPQDPHKQSKEDFLKRRAIALQAYYEHMPLRRSSFPDGIDMQLYRRLSFGNLVEFNVLDTRQYRDDQANGDGWDSPSEESMDPNRTLLGDEQERWLLNGLAASTAKWKVLAQQVFFARRDYGFGPDAEHYSMDAWDGYPAARQRILDFIKSKNISNPVVLTGDVHSSWANEIRANFNDPESENVGVEFVGTSISSGGDGSDVRGNTAEILAENPHIKFFNNQRGYVRCTLTQDKWQTDYQVVPFVSKPGAPIATRASFVIEDGKPALKKIYDHANVPV from the coding sequence GTGACAGATTATAAGGATTATTCCAAGAAGCTTAGCAGGAAGAGTTTTATCAAGACATCAGGTAAAGTAGTCGGTGTAGCATTTGGAGCATCAATCCTCAACGCCTTCCCAATGAAAGAGATAGGTGCAACTTCCAATGCATTGCCTTATCCATTCACGTTAGGTGTTGCATCAGGTGATCCGTTACCAGATGGGGTTGTTTTATGGACAAGATTAGCACCAGATCCATTGAATGGCGGGGGAATGTCATCCAACCCCTTTCCAGTTCAGTGGGAAGTTTCGGTGGATCCAGACTTCAAAAAAACCGTCCAAAGAGGCACAGAGGTTTCAAAACCTTCCCTAGGACATTCTGTTCATGTGGAAGTGAATGGGCTGCAGCCTGCCACTTGGTATTACTACCGCTTTAAGGCTGGTCCTGAAATCAGTCCGGTCGGAAGGACGAAGACAGCGCCTGCAATCGGTCAAACTGTAGATAAGTTTACGTTCGCGTACGCTTCGTGCCAGTATTGGAAAGCAGGTTATTTTACGGCATACCAGCACATGGCAAAAGACGACCTCGACCTTGTCATCCATCTAGGGGATTATATTTACGAAGGACGACATGATTCAAGTGGTGTCAGACCTTTTGATAAAGACTTTCCAGAAATCTATACAATAGAAGATTATCGAAACCGCTATGCGTTATATAAGTTGGACAGCGACTTGCAAGCTGCCCATGCAAACCTCCCATGGCTAGTGACGCTTGATGACCATGAAATCGATAACAACTGGGCAGATGAAGTTCCTCAAGACCCTCATAAGCAATCAAAAGAAGATTTTTTGAAACGAAGAGCGATCGCTTTACAGGCCTATTATGAGCACATGCCGCTCCGCAGATCCTCTTTTCCGGACGGGATCGATATGCAGCTGTACCGACGCCTCTCTTTTGGAAACCTAGTGGAATTCAATGTATTGGATACTCGACAATACCGTGATGATCAAGCCAATGGGGATGGATGGGATAGCCCTAGTGAGGAGTCAATGGATCCGAACCGGACATTGCTTGGTGACGAACAAGAACGTTGGCTTTTAAATGGACTTGCAGCTTCAACTGCAAAATGGAAAGTCCTTGCCCAACAAGTCTTTTTCGCACGTCGTGATTATGGGTTTGGACCGGATGCTGAACATTACAGCATGGATGCATGGGATGGCTATCCAGCAGCACGTCAACGGATCCTTGATTTTATAAAGAGCAAGAACATTTCCAATCCGGTGGTGCTGACAGGTGATGTCCATTCAAGCTGGGCGAATGAGATCAGAGCGAACTTTAATGACCCTGAGTCTGAAAATGTCGGTGTCGAATTTGTAGGGACTTCCATTTCTTCCGGCGGAGACGGATCAGATGTCCGGGGCAATACTGCTGAAATATTGGCAGAAAATCCACATATCAAATTTTTCAATAATCAGCGTGGTTATGTCCGTTGCACATTGACACAAGATAAATGGCAAACCGATTATCAGGTCGTCCCTTTTGTATCGAAACCAGGTGCCCCAATAGCAACCCGTGCTTCTTTTGTTATAGAAGACGGGAAACCGGCCTTAAAAAAGATATACGATCATGCTAATGTTCCAGTCTAA